A region of the Dyadobacter sp. CECT 9275 genome:
ACAGCCACGACAATATGTATGTACTGGCGAGAAGGGAAACGGACGACCAGATGGGCATACTCGCCGTGAGCGCCTTTCCCTATCGCACGTGGGAGTACCACAAATTAAGCCAGAGGCTTGGAGGACCTAACTTTCAGTTTATGGGCAAGGACCGGCTGGTGATAGGCACCCGTATGCACGAGGGCAACGCTGCCTCTACCGCGCTCCATGTGACAGACCTGAAAGGAAAGATTCTGAAAACCATTAAACTTCCCAGTGGAGGCGATAACAGCTATCCGGGAATGGTGCTGGATAAAAAGATACTCTGGGTAGCTTATTATTCCAGCCATGAAGGCAAAGCGATGATTTACCTGGCCCGGGTACCCGTCAGCGATCTGAAAACTAAATAAGTAGATCGCCGGATCACCCGCCATACCGGCTAAAATCACAAAAGGTTTTTAATGATTATTCCTAAACATAAACCATGAGAGTTCTGAAAATTTCAGTTGTTTTGATATTAATAGCCCTGCATCCGGTTGCCATGGCAGGAGGCGAAAAATATGAAGGCCGCACATCCCTTGCTGACTCTGCACGGCATCTTATCATTTCAAAGGGTGGCGAAGCGGGTCTATATCAGGCATTCCCTGATGCCTGCCGGCTAAAAAACGGAGACATCGTAGCGGTGTTCTACGCAGGAGATGAACATGTTACCAAGCAAAGCACTCAGTATCCTAAAGCAGGAAGGCTCTGTATGGTACGTTCTAAAGATGAGGGCCGTACCTGGTCAAAGCCAGTTACCATATATGATGACGCAGACGATAACCGCGACCCTCACATTGCTCAGTTGAGTGACGGATCACTGATCTGCAGCTTTTTTTCACTTCGTTATGCCACTTTTGGCGCCAAGGATTATGAACCGGTAGGCGGCCCTCAGTTGATCCGTTCAAAAGACAATGGTAAAACCTGGGAGAAGAAAGCAACGCTTCTGCAAACCGGAAGCGTGGATTGGTATTGCTCAGCACCGGTACGCGAAATGCCGGACGGAACCCTCATTCTGCCTGTTTACTACATGGACAAAGGAGCTGTGCATGCCTGGGGCGGCGTGATCCGTTCAACGGACAAAGGTAAAACCTGGGGGCAGGTTATCCCCATTGGTCAGGAAGCCAACCTCCCGCTTGCTGCCGAAACAGATGTTATTCTACTGAAAGACGGAACATTGTATGCTGCCCTGAGAGCTCAAAAGGACTTCCCCATGCATTATGCCGTCAGCAAGGACCTGGGTAAAACCTGGTCCAAAGCCATGGACATAGGTTTCAAAGGTCATTCTCCTTCCTTTACCCGGCTGAAAACAGGTGAGATCCTCCTTACCACCAGAGCATTCAAAGGAACTACCGGCAACAGAGGGTATACCGGACTCCGCGTCAGCCGCGATGAAGGAAAAACCTGGGAAGGACCTTATTTGGTGGATGAAACATTGGGCGCTTATCCTTCCACAGTGGAGCTCAAAGATAGCTCCGTGCTGGTGGTTTATTATGAAGAAGGCAAGGGAAGCGGTATCCGCGTCTTTCGTTTTAACGTACCAGAAAAAAGCGGCGACCGTATCTCGCTCAACAATCCGGAAGCACTTTTAAAACTTCCTCTAAACTGACCGAAGGAAAAAAACCTAATTCTCATTCATTACATATTCCCCAGTAAAAAGCCTATGTCCACAACTGAAACAGCACCATTAAAAGCTGAGTATGTACTACCTTCCGGAGCATGGAGGGTAGTTGTTTTGCTGTGTTTTGTGGGTTGCCTTAATTACCTGGATCGTACCATGATCACCACCATGCGTACCTCAATTATCCAGGCAATGCCCATGACAGATGCGCAGTTTGGATTGCTTACTTCTGTTTTCCTTTGGGTGTATGGCATTCTGAGTCCGTTTGCAGGTTTCCTCGCCGACCATTTCAATCGCAGCCGGGTAATCATCATAAGTCTTTTTGTATGGTCTGCCGTTACATGGCTGACAGCCTATTGCACTTCCTTCGAACAGCTCCTGGCCACCCGTGTGCTCATGGGCATCAGCGAAGCCTGTTACATTCCTGCGGCTCTGGCGCTTATTGTCGACTATCATAAAACATCCACTCGTTCTCTGGCATCAGGGATTCACATTGCTGGCATCATGGTGGGCCAAAGCCTGGGTTTCGTTGGCGGCTGGATCGCAGAGAAACAAGACTGGAGTGCTCCGTTCGGCGTCTTTGGTGTGGTGGGTGTTGTTTATTCCTTCATCCTGCTGTGGTTGCTTAAGGATGCCCCAAAGACCGGGCAGCCGCAGGAAAAGAAACAGGAATCTGAGGTACATTTTTTCACCGCCTTAAAGAGCCTGTTCAGCCAGGGTTCTTTTCTTCTGTTGATACTTTTCTGGTCTTTGCTCGGTATTATCGGCTGGATGGTAATGGGCTGGATGCCCACTTACTATGAGGAACATTTTAACCTTTCGCAGGGTATGGCCGGGTTATATGCAACGGGTTATCTCTACCCCGCTTCCATTGCAGGTGTTATTTTAGGCGGATTTTTAACCGACCGCTTTTCCCGCGGCAATTCCATATCCACATTTCTGGTGCCGGTAATCGGCCTTTGTATTGCCGCTCCGGCTATTTTTATTGCCAGTAACACCACGGTACTTCCGCTGGCAATCACCATGTTCATGTTTTACGGGCTGACACGTATGTTCAGCGATGCCAACATCATGCCGATACTCTGCCTGATAGCGGATGTCAGATACCGGGCAACGGGTTATGGTGTCATTAATTTATTCGCCTGCGTCATCGGAGGCTTAGGCTTGTATGCAGGGGGTGTGTTGCGGGATATGGATGTAGACCTTGGAAAAATATTTCAGTCTGCGGCTTTGCTCATGGTTGTCTGCATCGGATTGCTGTATCTGATCCGGAGAGGGGTAAATAAAAAATCGGAGGAAATATGAAAATTATTGACAAAGGAAAAATACCTACACCCGACCATGACAAAAATTTCAGAAGTAACACTTTTCCGTGTATCGAGATATTACCCTCTGGAAGATGGCTTGCTGCCTTCAAAGCAGCAGAAATAAAAGGTGACTGCGCGTTTCAGCATG
Encoded here:
- a CDS encoding MFS transporter, translated to MSTTETAPLKAEYVLPSGAWRVVVLLCFVGCLNYLDRTMITTMRTSIIQAMPMTDAQFGLLTSVFLWVYGILSPFAGFLADHFNRSRVIIISLFVWSAVTWLTAYCTSFEQLLATRVLMGISEACYIPAALALIVDYHKTSTRSLASGIHIAGIMVGQSLGFVGGWIAEKQDWSAPFGVFGVVGVVYSFILLWLLKDAPKTGQPQEKKQESEVHFFTALKSLFSQGSFLLLILFWSLLGIIGWMVMGWMPTYYEEHFNLSQGMAGLYATGYLYPASIAGVILGGFLTDRFSRGNSISTFLVPVIGLCIAAPAIFIASNTTVLPLAITMFMFYGLTRMFSDANIMPILCLIADVRYRATGYGVINLFACVIGGLGLYAGGVLRDMDVDLGKIFQSAALLMVVCIGLLYLIRRGVNKKSEEI
- a CDS encoding sialidase family protein; translated protein: MRVLKISVVLILIALHPVAMAGGEKYEGRTSLADSARHLIISKGGEAGLYQAFPDACRLKNGDIVAVFYAGDEHVTKQSTQYPKAGRLCMVRSKDEGRTWSKPVTIYDDADDNRDPHIAQLSDGSLICSFFSLRYATFGAKDYEPVGGPQLIRSKDNGKTWEKKATLLQTGSVDWYCSAPVREMPDGTLILPVYYMDKGAVHAWGGVIRSTDKGKTWGQVIPIGQEANLPLAAETDVILLKDGTLYAALRAQKDFPMHYAVSKDLGKTWSKAMDIGFKGHSPSFTRLKTGEILLTTRAFKGTTGNRGYTGLRVSRDEGKTWEGPYLVDETLGAYPSTVELKDSSVLVVYYEEGKGSGIRVFRFNVPEKSGDRISLNNPEALLKLPLN